Within Coriobacteriia bacterium, the genomic segment CTACGACTTCGAGCGCGGGGCGGGGATCCGTGCCGCCGAGACCGTGCTGATGGGCGAGTAGGGGGACCGGATGTACAAGGTACTCGTCGCGGAGAAGATCGCCTCGGCGGGCGTCGAGAAGCTCAAGGCGCATTTCGAGGTGGACGTGAAGACCGATCTCACGCCGGAGCAGCTCGTGGCGGAGATCCCGCCGTACGACGCGCTGATCGTGCGCTCGGCGACCAAGGCGACCCGCGAGGTCATCGAGGCGGGCACGAACCTCAAGATCATCGGCCGCGCCGGTGTCGGGGTGGACAACGTGGACGTGGACGCCGCCACGGAGCGCGGCGTCATCGTGTGCAACGCGCCGACGTCCAACATCGTCTCGGCCGCCGAGCACACCATCGCGCTGCTCCTGTCCTCGTCGCGCAACATCCCCCAGGCCAACGAGTCCATGAAGGAGTGCAGGTGGGAGCGCTCCAAGTTCACCGGCGCCGAGGTCTACGAGAAGACGCTCGCGGTCATCGGCCTGGGCCGCATCGGAACGCTGGTGGCCGAGCGCGCCCGCGGGCTCGGGATGCGCCTGATAGGCTACGACCCCTACATCTCCGAGGAGAGGGCGGCCGCCCTCGGCGTCGAGCTCTTCGGCAGCATCGACGAGCTGCTGCCCGAGGCGGACTACATCACCGTGCACCTGCCCAAGACCAAAGAGACCATAGGCATGTTCGGCTCGAAGCAGTTCGCCGAGATGCGCGACGGCGTGCGCCTGGTCAACACGGCCCGCGGCGGCATCTACCAGACCGAGGCGCTGGTCGAGGCGCTGAAGAGCGGCAAGGTCGCCTCGGCCGCCTTCGACGTGTACGAGGTCGAGCCGTGCACGGAGTCCCCGCTGCACGACTTCGAGAACGTCATCCTCACGCCGCACCTCGGCGCGTCGACGGCCGAGGCGCAGGACCGCGCGGGCGTCCAGATCGCGGACCTGGTCATGGCCGGGCTGATGGGGGAGTTCGTCTCCACGGCCGTCAACATCGCGCCGGTCTCGCCCGAGGTGATGGAGAGCGTCAAGCCCTACATGCGGCTCGCCGAGGACCTCGGCAAGATGCTGGCTCAGACCGCGCGCGCGGGCCTGAGCGGCGTGGAGGTGCGCTTCGAGGGCGGGCTGGCGTCCCAGGA encodes:
- a CDS encoding phosphoglycerate dehydrogenase is translated as MYKVLVAEKIASAGVEKLKAHFEVDVKTDLTPEQLVAEIPPYDALIVRSATKATREVIEAGTNLKIIGRAGVGVDNVDVDAATERGVIVCNAPTSNIVSAAEHTIALLLSSSRNIPQANESMKECRWERSKFTGAEVYEKTLAVIGLGRIGTLVAERARGLGMRLIGYDPYISEERAAALGVELFGSIDELLPEADYITVHLPKTKETIGMFGSKQFAEMRDGVRLVNTARGGIYQTEALVEALKSGKVASAAFDVYEVEPCTESPLHDFENVILTPHLGASTAEAQDRAGVQIADLVMAGLMGEFVSTAVNIAPVSPEVMESVKPYMRLAEDLGKMLAQTARAGLSGVEVRFEGGLASQDTRILTTAVLKGLLSHVTPEAVNFVNAGFYAEQRGLKVTETRTAESRDYVNLIAVVGAGDSGAIRVAGALIGKKNEPRLVGLYEYDIDMAPSKYMAFFRYEDRPGMIGKVGTILGQNDINIASMQVGRQKVGGSAVMGINIDTPIGPDLLERIVAEAGIEDAWSVEL